The sequence AAGAGGGTAATAGCCAATGCACATGTCACTTCTCCAGATGAAACATGTCCTAAAATAGATGAGTTTGGGCCCAAAGATGAAAGCCAGAATCTAAACTTGTCTAAGGAACAATATAGTCAATTACTCAGTATCTTGCAACACGTTCATGGGAATGGTGGAGGATAAAGCTCAAAGAGTACAAATCATAGAACTAGTGTTGTGAATCTTGTTGCAGGAGCCATGCCCTTTGCAGGTATGATCACTTGCACATCCTCAATTGATTTTGAGAAACTATCTTGTAAATGTTTCAGAACTTTGATTGACACATGGATTCTAGACTctagggcatcccatcatatgaCTTTCAATAGATCTTCTTTGCTAGACATTAGAACACTACCCTATCCTTTGTTGGTTACTCTCCCAAATGGTTACAAGGTTAGAGTGACAGAAATTGGTAGTGTGTCACTTGCTCCTCAAATCACCCTGCATAGAGTCATGCTTGTCCCATCATTCAAATTTAATCTCATATCTATCTCTTCTTTGACTGTTTAACTTAAGTCTTTGGTGGCTTTCACTGATGCTTGTTATCTTCTGCATGCCCCTTCAACGAATAGGCCTCTGGAGATTGGTAAGATCAGGGATGGACTGTATCTCCTCTACTCTCTCTGTCTGAGAATGCAGTAATGCTTCAACAACTACTTTTTCTGTTTTTTGTATTCCATATCACACCTGTGATGTAAATAGATCCATCTGCAATAAGTCATCTCTTTGTGATAAGGACCTCTCACAATGTGATCAGCTGTCAAGTGTACATAAGCCAATTCTTAATAAAACTTCTGTTTGTGCTCCTTTTTCTTGTTTGTCTCATGGAAATGATGTGAATGTATTGTGGCATAATAGGTTGGGATATGTTCCTTTTGTTAAAATGAAGAGCATTTATACCATTCCTGTTGCTTTTTCCAACAAGCAGCCTTTTTTGTGCTCCATTTGCCCAATGGCTAGACAAACTAGGTTACCATTTCCCCAAAGaaccagcaataccaaacagATATTTGACTTGTTACATATTGATATATGGGGACCTTATCATACACCTACCCATAACAATTACAAATATTTTCTTACCATGGTAGATGACTACAGTAGGACCACTTGGACCCACCTCTTGTCTAGTAAGAGTAATGCCCTGCAGGTTCTCAAAGCCTTTGTTTCCCTAGTAAAGAACCAGTTCCACACAACCATAAAGTCAGTTACATCAGACAATGGTTTAGAATTCACTAGTATGGAATCAGCTTCTTTCTTCCAAGATCAAGGCATTGTCCCCCAGAAAACTTGTCCatatacaccacaacagaatgatGTAGTTGAAAGGAAGCACATTTATCTTTTAGAGATAGCTAGGGCACTCTTATTTCAGTCAAAGTTGCATGTGAGGTATTGGGGAAAGTGTATTCTAACAGCTACATATCTGATAAATAGACTACCCACTTCTTATCTTAAAAACAAATATCCTTTTAAACTTCTATACAAGACAAAGCCAAACTACTCTCACATTAGGAGTTTTGATTGTCTGTGTTTTCCTACCATACCAAAAGCACATAGAGACAAGTTTAAGCCCAGAACTGTGCCACATGTTTTTATTGGGTATCCTTTTGACAACAAAGGCTATAAAATGCTGGATCTGGAATCCAAGAGGATCCATGTATCTAGAGATGTAACCTTTCATGAAAACATCTTTCCTTTTGCCATTTCTCCTACTACTGGTTCCTTTCCTTCAACCATTCATTCAATTTCTTTCATCACTAAACTACACACTGATGCTCTTCAACCCACAACAAGTATCCCATCCAATTCAGACAATGTTGAGGCTACATCTGATGAGTCTACCCTTAATCACTCTGCAGATTCTTTTCTTGAACCACAACCTTCTAACATTCCTATTATCACCTCACACGACTTACCTGATAACACTTCACAAGATCCTCCACCAACTCTAGAACCTAGGAGATTTGGGAGACAACACAAGATCCCCACTCACTTACAAGATTATGTTTATACTACACCTCAATTGAAATCCACTCCTCCTTCTGTAACTAAAGACCAATGAACATCCTCTACTTCTCTTAGTGCCTTATTTTCCTTAAACAATCATATCCCACATGCATCTTTAATCCATGATAGTCAATTACTTGTGATGAATATTTGCAATGACTGTGAACCATCTTCATATGAGGGAGCTGCACTCTATCTAACATGGCAAGCGGCTATGACTCAGGAGTATGAGGCATTGCATGCAAATCATACATGGGATGTTGTACCTCTACCAAGTGGGAAACAAGCCATTGGCTGCAGATGAGTTTATAAGATAAAGCACAAAGCTGATGGGACAATGGAGAGATTCAAAGCTAGATTGGTAGTAAAGGGTTATACTCAACAAGCAGACATAGACTACATTGAGACCTTCAACCCTGTTGTAAAGATGACAATAATGAGAGCCCTCATAGACAAAACAGTAAAGAAACAATGGCAAATTTTTCAGTTGGATGTGAATAATGCTTTCCTCCATGGGGATATCCATGAGGAAGTGTATATGCAAATGCCACCAGGACTAGAAACTGTTTCTCCAGGCTTGGTttgtaagttgaaaaagtcattgTATGGCCTCAAACAGGCAAGTAGACAGTGGTACTCTAAGCTAACTGAAGCTTTATGTTCAAGGGGATATGTGTATTCCTTGAATGATTATCCCCTCTTCTACAAAAAGATAGAATACTCCACAATCTATATAGCtatttatgtagatgatgtcattgTTACGGGAACAAATCTTTCAGAAATTATTCAACTCAAATTTTTCCTACATGATCAATTTAAGATCAAAGATCTGGGAAGACTACCTTATTTCCTTGGACTGAAAGTTCTATATACAGCTGATGGTGTGATCATTTCACAAAGAAAGTTTGCTATGGACATGCTTAAGGAATATGACTGCTTCTCCTATAATAGTCTTTCTACTCCTCTTGATCCTAATGAAAAGCTGAGGGCCAAATAGGGACAACCATTACTAGATCCTACATATTATAGAAAGCTTGTGGGAAAGTTGAATTTTCTCACAAACACCATAGCCTTCAGTGTTCAACATCTCAGTCAATTCATGCAGGATCCCAAAGAACCACATTTGAAGGCTGCCTTTCATTTGCTTAGGTATTTGAAAGGTGATCCTACTCTAGGAATTTTCATGTCTAATGATTCTGACTGCAGTCTAAAGGGATACTATAATTCAGACTGGGCAGCCTGCCCAGATTCTAGGAGATCAGTCACAGGGTACATAGTCCTATTGGGGAACAGTCCAATTTgttggaaatcaaagaaataagaAACAGTTTCTTTATCCTCTGCTGAAGCAGAACACAGGTCCTTGAGGAAAGTTATGGGagaattgacttggttgtacagACTCTTTGATGAACTTACTATCTCCTATCCCAAGCCAGTCCCAGTCTACCGTGATAGTCAATCTGCTCTACACATAGCTAGAAATCCTGTCTTCCATGAAAGAACTAAACATATTGAAGTCGATTGCCACTTTGTAAGAGACAAATTTTATGAAGGCCTCATATCTTTACATCACATTGCAACTGGTGTTCAATTAGCAGATGTTCTTACAAAAGCTCTCACTGGTATCAAGCATTCTGCTCTCTTAAACAAGTTGGGTGTGAAGACTTCACCTTCAACTTGATGGGGGTATTGAGATGTATATATACATTTTATATAATTCTATACGATGTACGCTTAGCTGTTAGCATTGTACAATTAGTTAGTGGTAGTTAGTGTTAGTTAAGGCCAGTTTA is a genomic window of Nicotiana tabacum cultivar K326 chromosome 16, ASM71507v2, whole genome shotgun sequence containing:
- the LOC142170460 gene encoding uncharacterized protein LOC142170460, which encodes MAVTVQIVGTGTTPNVEVVPNSTIDPSDLLYLHPSYNPGAMLVSTNGATLYQIQKKINDLSQGTLGITTYYTQLKKLWEELSTLSAKTQCNCQCTCGAKENMHKAEQNRRLIQFLMGLNEVYTTVRGSILMMNSLPLMAQAFSLLIQDENQREMKPTNHLSAESVSLHVNISGNANNFGNNNFRTNYSPNANFPNTNKTRPFYYYCKRLGHTKDKCFKLHGYPQVHNQNFKYNKNKRVIANAHVTSPDETCPKIDEFGPKDESQNLNLSKEQYSQLLRAMPFAGMITCTSSIDFEKLSCKCFRTLIDTWILDSRASHHMTFNRSSLLDIRTLPYPLLVTLPNGYKSLVAFTDACYLLHAPSTNRPLEIGKIRDGLSICNKSSLCDKDLSQCDQLSSVHKPILNKTSVCAPFSCLSHGNDVNVLWHNRLGYVPFVKMKSIYTIPVAFSNKQPFLCSICPMARQTRLPFPQRTSNTKQIFDLLHIDIWGPYHTPTHNNYKYFLTMVDDYSRTTWTHLLSSKSNALQVLKAFVSLVKNQFHTTIKSVTSDNGLEFTSMESASFFQDQGIVPQKTCPYTPQQNDVVERKHIYLLEIARALLFQSKLHVRYWGKCILTATYLINRLPTSYLKNKYPFKLLYKTKPNYSHIRSFDCLCFPTIPKAHRDKFKPRTVPHVFIGYPFDNKGYKMLDLESKRIHVSRDVTFHENIFPFAISPTTGSFPSTIHSISFITKLHTDALQPTTSIPSNSDNVEATSDESTLNHSADSFLEPQPSNIPIITSHDLPDNTSQDPPPTLEPRRFGRQHKIPTHLQDYVYTTPQLKSTPPSVTKDQ